One Dreissena polymorpha isolate Duluth1 chromosome 9, UMN_Dpol_1.0, whole genome shotgun sequence genomic window carries:
- the LOC127843654 gene encoding gastrula zinc finger protein XlCGF26.1-like, which translates to MTLVCEICGKTFKSKWGLKLHDKRHRGTGRFACCGKTFYTKQAFNRHRCSIHGVEKPFPCEQCGKKFSTKDDLNRHVRREVAAKQFTCSICNATLREKIDLQAHLATHNGEKNFACDMCEKRYRHRSSLSKHRSAKHRA; encoded by the exons atgacgctcgtgtgtgaaatctgtggaaagacatttaaatcgaagtgggggttaaagcttcatgataagcgccacagagggactggacgattcgcctgttgtggaaaaacattttacacaaaacaggcgttcaacagacacag atGCAGCATTCATGGTGTTGAAAAGCCGTTCCCCTGTGAACAATGCGGCAAAAAGTTTTCAACCAAAGATGACCTGAATCGTCACGTCCGGAGGGAGGTTGCTGCAAAGCAATTTACCTGCTCAATTTGCAATGCAACGCTCCGGGAGAAAATTGACCTTCAGGCCCACCTTGCCACCCACAATGGAGAGAAAAACTTTGCTTGTGATATGTGTGAAAAGAGGTACAGGCACCGCAGTAGTCTATCAAAGCACAGATCTGCAAAGCACCGGGCCTAG